From the Leptotrichia sp. oral taxon 221 genome, one window contains:
- a CDS encoding hemagglutinin repeat-containing protein, with protein MSNNLKMIEKKIKAYSKRTKTLTFTRGTLISFLLTGGIGIVSQNAVARDLRTREANNIVIQNENGLNKGLSENGTDVINIVNPNSNGLSHNKYNEFNVGENNGVILNNSKVDGNSVLGGKVTANTNLTNNAKVILNEVKGNNASNLNGGIEVFGAKSDLIIANENGINVNGANFINTGALNLSTGRVNLEGGNLVLDTSKSLNSSLNIGEKGVTTDSDYFGLISRTVNINGGINNASNKKTNINIITGTNKVDLNTGNIESVKVDSEAPSYAINGSSLGSMYGNNINIISTEKGAGVKHEGAIYSENDIDILVKGNLENIGGTIEAKKNVSLEADKVVNRSVLNGSEKVTTKEGDTKLHRRRGIIYYDHSVNINDVNIEDLDKLTVKEAKIVAGNNVEINRNTTGENRSIENIGGKIEAGKNIVLKGDVVSKDLQKEVAINDLLPLIKVNLRWEHRSLVNNGYFNGRNALNDGSLLDALKIIAQSPKNSGYYDALKQVENPTLNLVLNSVLGEDWRARNTIKNPSEWNTEGKITLNTNANTLISAKENIVLQGGNIELGNKTNQKSKNVVVGNNTAEGMSNEITLGNSNNSIEAGKNILINGNKIISGNTNIKSGDDTVIVSKNDIDLFGTKVTGKNVLVDAKKDINLETAINTNGKGNQEVSKKTSLEGNLVNVKGNNVQLKGADITGNTRIDAESLGIDSQQLLNSSYEEKHIEGNKKTLNDHRYSTVSKGAIVSNNSQINGDNILINVNKNMDIKNSTVTGNDKNSTVVINVGENLNVSNRENVSYEKATDDFRGKDKETYKLVRYTNSETSTTSSEASNVISGKNLYVSAKNLGVKGSAINSGKDLVLDVDGKTTLNEGIEKKVNKLTDFSMGSSTRYTSVDSKEKTSNGSSIKGENVVFISKGDIENSGAKIEGNGKVVIKSDGNIINKAVANEKVSNTTNVTVGIVASGKVGIAGVGASGSINTLTNESSSSVSSVKDLLTPNKDYLGDIANGSVGVKLNVSNEKVDSKKWENGTIISKNDDVEIGSKGTLDIGGVDIAGKKDVILKGSDIETTKYQNSETKKGNNFNAGITQTVDISNEAANKINSIVKDTHTIKDIIKSNDISQAEKVVETAKNIKKTAESFPELATKDILNVVSKQNVSLDYTHTINKETSKNTNSITSDSGKVSLESTKGDINLVGTNIKANDVMLDSKNNLNISAGEKQKFEETDGVKAGLTVTEKIGVNIKDGANAKVGLGVNAGYTGSTKLNNSGKDSVVEANNLVIKTEKDTNLNGAKLTANNVNLDTNNLNVTNTKTKTYEDSRGLGVNFDAGVGASSNTVILVDGSVSGNLSYTAKGGINVESQTGIVASNNFNGVVKGDVNNTGGLLKANNQKANLVVNGNENNKKDVTFEIEGGINASTSIGTNGENFKLNGNIDPFKANVGIINANREDKTEISIETKPIKDVITEEKLKKVFNGEK; from the coding sequence ATGAGCAATAATTTAAAAATGATTGAAAAGAAAATAAAAGCATACAGCAAAAGAACAAAAACTTTAACATTTACAAGAGGGACATTAATAAGTTTTTTGCTAACAGGTGGTATAGGTATCGTTTCACAAAATGCAGTTGCAAGGGATTTGAGAACAAGAGAAGCGAATAATATTGTTATTCAAAATGAAAATGGATTAAATAAAGGTCTGAGTGAAAATGGGACAGATGTAATAAATATTGTCAATCCAAATAGCAACGGACTTTCTCATAACAAATATAATGAATTTAATGTAGGTGAAAATAACGGAGTAATTTTAAATAATAGTAAGGTCGATGGAAATTCGGTTTTAGGTGGAAAAGTTACTGCCAATACGAATTTAACAAATAATGCGAAAGTAATTTTAAATGAAGTAAAAGGGAATAATGCTTCAAATTTAAATGGAGGAATTGAAGTATTTGGAGCAAAATCTGATTTAATAATTGCAAATGAAAATGGAATCAATGTAAATGGTGCAAACTTTATAAACACAGGTGCTTTAAACTTAAGTACAGGTCGAGTGAATTTAGAAGGAGGAAATTTAGTATTAGATACTTCTAAATCATTGAATAGTAGTTTAAATATAGGAGAAAAAGGAGTTACTACAGATTCTGATTATTTTGGATTAATTTCTAGAACAGTTAATATTAATGGTGGAATTAATAATGCTTCAAATAAAAAGACTAATATAAATATAATTACAGGGACAAATAAAGTTGATTTGAATACTGGGAATATTGAAAGCGTGAAAGTGGACAGTGAGGCCCCTAGTTATGCGATTAATGGAAGTTCTCTAGGTTCGATGTATGGAAATAATATAAATATTATTAGTACAGAAAAAGGAGCTGGAGTGAAACACGAAGGAGCTATTTATTCAGAAAATGATATAGATATTCTTGTTAAAGGAAATTTAGAAAATATTGGTGGAACAATAGAAGCTAAGAAAAATGTGTCATTGGAAGCTGATAAAGTAGTTAATAGAAGTGTTTTGAATGGAAGTGAAAAAGTAACAACAAAAGAAGGAGACACAAAATTACATAGACGAAGAGGAATTATTTATTATGATCATTCAGTAAATATAAATGATGTAAATATAGAAGATTTGGATAAATTGACAGTAAAAGAAGCTAAAATTGTGGCTGGAAATAATGTGGAAATCAATCGTAATACAACAGGAGAAAATCGTTCTATAGAAAATATCGGTGGAAAAATAGAAGCTGGGAAAAATATTGTGTTAAAAGGAGATGTAGTATCTAAAGATTTACAAAAAGAAGTTGCTATTAACGATTTGTTGCCATTAATAAAAGTTAATTTACGTTGGGAACATAGAAGTTTAGTAAATAATGGATATTTTAATGGAAGAAATGCTTTAAATGATGGTAGTTTATTAGATGCTTTAAAAATTATTGCACAAAGTCCTAAAAATAGTGGATATTACGATGCATTGAAACAAGTGGAAAATCCTACTTTAAATCTTGTTTTAAATTCTGTTTTAGGAGAAGATTGGAGAGCAAGAAATACTATAAAAAATCCATCTGAATGGAACACAGAAGGGAAAATCACTTTAAATACAAATGCAAATACTTTAATTTCAGCAAAAGAAAACATCGTTTTACAAGGTGGAAATATTGAGTTAGGAAATAAAACTAATCAAAAATCTAAAAATGTTGTTGTTGGAAATAATACAGCAGAAGGAATGTCAAATGAAATTACATTAGGAAATTCAAACAATTCAATTGAAGCTGGAAAAAATATTTTAATAAATGGAAATAAAATTATTTCTGGGAATACAAATATAAAATCAGGAGACGACACAGTTATTGTTTCGAAAAATGATATCGATTTATTTGGAACTAAAGTGACTGGAAAAAATGTATTAGTTGATGCTAAAAAAGATATTAATTTAGAAACAGCGATAAATACGAATGGAAAAGGGAACCAAGAAGTATCTAAAAAAACTTCATTAGAAGGGAATCTTGTAAATGTAAAAGGAAACAATGTTCAATTAAAAGGAGCAGACATTACAGGAAATACTAGAATTGATGCGGAAAGTTTAGGAATTGACAGTCAACAATTGTTAAATTCATCTTATGAAGAAAAACATATTGAAGGAAACAAAAAAACATTAAATGACCATAGATATTCTACTGTTTCAAAAGGTGCTATTGTTTCAAATAATTCACAAATAAATGGAGATAACATATTGATAAATGTTAATAAAAATATGGATATTAAAAATAGTACAGTTACAGGAAATGATAAAAATAGTACAGTTGTAATAAACGTGGGAGAAAATTTAAATGTTTCAAACAGAGAAAATGTTTCATATGAAAAAGCAACAGATGATTTTAGAGGAAAAGATAAAGAAACTTACAAATTAGTTCGATACACAAATTCTGAAACATCGACTACATCATCTGAAGCAAGTAATGTAATATCTGGAAAAAATCTTTATGTTTCAGCTAAAAATTTAGGAGTAAAAGGAAGTGCTATAAATTCTGGAAAAGATTTAGTTTTAGATGTTGACGGAAAAACTACGTTGAACGAAGGTATTGAGAAAAAAGTAAATAAATTAACAGATTTTTCTATGGGAAGTTCGACAAGATATACTTCTGTAGACAGCAAAGAAAAAACTTCTAATGGAAGTTCAATTAAGGGAGAAAATGTAGTATTTATTTCTAAAGGAGATATTGAAAATTCTGGAGCTAAAATAGAAGGAAATGGTAAAGTAGTTATAAAATCAGATGGAAATATTATCAATAAGGCAGTAGCTAATGAAAAAGTTTCTAATACGACAAATGTAACTGTAGGAATTGTGGCTTCTGGAAAAGTTGGTATAGCTGGAGTAGGAGCAAGTGGAAGCATAAATACGTTGACAAATGAATCAAGCAGTTCAGTTTCAAGCGTAAAAGATTTATTGACACCAAATAAAGATTATCTTGGTGATATTGCTAACGGAAGTGTTGGAGTTAAATTAAATGTGTCAAATGAAAAAGTTGATTCTAAAAAATGGGAAAATGGTACAATAATTTCAAAAAATGATGATGTTGAAATTGGTTCAAAAGGAACATTGGATATTGGTGGTGTAGATATTGCTGGGAAAAAAGATGTTATCTTAAAAGGTAGCGATATTGAAACAACAAAATATCAAAATAGCGAAACAAAAAAAGGAAATAACTTTAATGCTGGTATAACTCAAACAGTTGATATATCAAATGAAGCAGCAAATAAAATAAATAGTATTGTTAAAGACACACACACTATTAAAGATATCATAAAAAGCAATGATATTTCACAAGCAGAAAAAGTAGTAGAAACAGCAAAAAACATCAAAAAAACAGCAGAAAGTTTCCCAGAATTAGCTACAAAAGATATTTTAAATGTAGTTTCAAAACAAAATGTTTCTTTAGATTACACTCATACAATTAATAAAGAAACATCGAAAAATACAAACTCGATTACTTCAGATAGTGGAAAAGTTTCATTAGAAAGCACAAAAGGCGATATAAATTTAGTTGGAACAAACATAAAAGCAAATGATGTAATGTTAGATAGTAAAAATAATTTGAATATTTCAGCAGGAGAAAAACAAAAATTTGAAGAAACTGATGGAGTAAAAGCTGGTTTAACAGTAACAGAAAAAATAGGAGTTAATATTAAAGACGGAGCTAATGCAAAAGTAGGATTAGGTGTGAACGCTGGATATACAGGAAGCACAAAATTAAATAATAGTGGAAAAGATTCAGTTGTTGAAGCAAATAATTTAGTGATAAAAACTGAGAAAGATACTAATTTAAATGGAGCAAAATTAACTGCTAATAATGTTAATTTAGATACAAATAATCTTAATGTTACAAATACGAAAACTAAGACATATGAAGATAGCAGAGGATTAGGAGTAAATTTTGATGCAGGAGTAGGAGCGTCTTCTAACACAGTAATATTAGTAGATGGTTCAGTTTCTGGAAACTTATCGTATACTGCAAAAGGTGGAATTAATGTTGAGTCACAAACAGGAATAGTGGCTTCGAATAACTTTAATGGAGTAGTAAAAGGTGATGTTAACAATACAGGAGGATTATTAAAAGCAAATAATCAAAAGGCTAATCTTGTAGTTAACGGAAATGAAAATAATAAAAAAGATGTAACATTTGAAATAGAAGGTGGAATTAATGCTTCAACTTCGATAGGAACTAATGGTGAAAACTTTAAATTAAATGGAAATATAGATCCGTTTAAAGCGAATGTTGGAATTATAAATGCGAATAGAGAAGATAAAACTGAAATTTCGATTGAAACAAAACCGATTAAAGATGTTATTACTGAAGAAAAATTAAAAAAAGTTTTTAATGGAGAAAAATAA
- a CDS encoding autotransporter domain-containing protein, with product MKNKLVKAMTVMSMFSAVQAKAEQILKPSSLPTSRSTYSYGTSSYGSTSRTGYSSGYRTNYGNYYVGNNYYNPIYRPITGTTPTNNYTSTRYVTKTENGVTTTTIYTTINGKTTVRTIVTGTPTRPTQPIVTQPKPIEPTRPIVTEPKPTEPTQPIVVQPKPTEPTQPIVVQPKPTEPTQPIVVQPKPTEPTQPIVVQPKPQPPVVENPIVVPPVETQPINDGPIIIKPTNPIATPNKPVAPNIPVGGIRWNDRTRGYDSNDPNNKRNVEKGIDGSGVIVGVLDSGFNNPSMQRDLQNKFGNRFTNVRSNNYAPSDATHGIEVSEMIAGNTANGIAPNARIVGTDVTITRNGRSGIKATADHYNSLYNQGARIFNQSFGIDSQVTEFHNDPNRRYSSNYYGHQVDQDVLRFWKDKINKENDGSLFIWAAGNERGDANSSLQGGLPYFEKDLEKGWINVVGLAARNGGQLRDFFWQNREPYSRAGVSKNWTVSAMADYVFDINGRRMISSGSSFAAPAVTGTAALVKQKYPWMDGNLIKQTILSTATDIGEAGVDDVYGWGLLDVEKATKGPAAFDSRLTADGGDAKMNVTAGTYSFDNDITGDVGLVKNGAGTLVLNGASTFKGNTTLNEGAVVINGKSYTSKVNVGRNGTLATNNTRLENGISNGGTVVNNGNTFVNGGYVASADSRLISTLGSEMKVSGEVDLNNSTLELSAEKNGETQYVTKKGIQTNAITSGTGIKGNFSNVETSGLLNGKVEKVGENEIKATLSRKNVEEYVAETSDHKDEIWSNVASNLEKSFTALDEKIDENGGVVKATNEPLSKQAAVLQNTLATSTKAAALDSLSGQIYGSAQALTFQNSETVNKDLTNRLTMLGTLNNQNGGVWFSGIHGTGKLAQDGFGEAKTKTYAAQVGVDKKIGDNVIVGAAINYSKAQADFNRHGGTSKADGIGASLYGRVGNKNNPWYAQGRIGYGIVDSDVEREIILSDTDRSVAKINHKDKVLSGYLETGYDLKKNDFTLTPFVGVSHDSVTRGAFSEENSQFGLTADKKTFSQTSGLVGVRASQGIKWKNGVKTTLQGYVTHQRAFNDEDLSFKASYSGLPGTDFTVKGIGLEKSQTWAGIGALTEFNPRMAWYVNYDAKINSKKTNNNVITTGLRWNF from the coding sequence ATGAAAAATAAATTAGTAAAGGCGATGACAGTAATGTCGATGTTTTCAGCAGTACAAGCAAAAGCAGAACAGATATTGAAGCCTTCATCGTTACCAACATCAAGGAGTACCTATTCTTATGGAACTTCATCATATGGAAGTACATCAAGAACTGGTTATAGTTCAGGGTACAGAACAAATTATGGAAATTATTATGTAGGAAATAATTATTACAATCCAATATACAGACCAATTACTGGAACAACGCCTACAAATAATTATACATCTACAAGATATGTTACAAAAACCGAAAATGGTGTAACGACGACTACTATTTATACGACAATTAATGGGAAAACGACGGTTAGAACGATAGTAACTGGAACTCCAACGAGACCAACACAACCGATAGTTACACAACCGAAGCCAATAGAACCAACACGACCAATAGTAACAGAACCGAAACCAACAGAGCCAACGCAACCAATAGTGGTACAACCAAAACCAACGGAACCGACACAACCAATAGTGGTACAACCGAAACCGACGGAACCGACACAACCAATAGTGGTGCAACCGAAACCGACGGAACCAACACAACCAATAGTGGTGCAACCAAAACCACAACCGCCTGTGGTGGAAAATCCGATAGTGGTACCACCAGTTGAAACGCAACCAATTAATGACGGTCCAATAATTATAAAACCAACTAATCCAATCGCAACACCTAATAAACCTGTTGCTCCAAATATTCCTGTAGGTGGAATAAGATGGAATGACAGAACGAGAGGATATGATTCGAATGATCCGAATAATAAGAGAAATGTTGAGAAAGGAATAGATGGTTCAGGAGTTATTGTTGGAGTATTAGATTCAGGATTTAATAATCCATCAATGCAAAGAGATTTACAAAATAAATTTGGGAATCGTTTCACAAATGTTCGTTCTAACAATTATGCACCTAGTGATGCGACACATGGTATTGAGGTATCAGAAATGATTGCAGGAAATACTGCGAATGGAATTGCACCTAATGCGAGAATTGTTGGAACAGATGTTACGATAACTCGTAATGGTAGAAGTGGAATAAAAGCGACTGCTGATCACTACAATTCATTGTATAATCAAGGAGCTAGAATATTTAACCAATCTTTTGGGATTGATAGTCAAGTAACAGAATTTCATAATGATCCAAATCGTAGATATTCTTCAAATTATTACGGACATCAAGTGGATCAAGATGTGTTAAGATTTTGGAAAGATAAAATTAATAAAGAAAATGACGGTTCATTATTTATTTGGGCTGCAGGAAACGAAAGAGGAGATGCTAATTCATCGCTACAAGGTGGATTGCCTTACTTTGAAAAAGATTTAGAAAAAGGATGGATTAATGTTGTAGGACTTGCCGCTAGAAATGGTGGGCAGTTGAGAGATTTTTTTTGGCAAAATAGAGAGCCATATTCGAGAGCTGGAGTTTCTAAAAACTGGACAGTTTCTGCGATGGCAGATTATGTTTTTGATATTAATGGTAGAAGAATGATTTCTTCAGGATCTTCATTTGCAGCACCAGCAGTTACAGGGACAGCAGCGTTAGTTAAACAAAAATATCCTTGGATGGATGGAAACCTAATAAAACAAACAATTTTATCAACTGCAACTGATATTGGAGAAGCAGGAGTAGATGATGTTTACGGTTGGGGATTATTAGATGTGGAAAAGGCTACAAAAGGGCCTGCAGCATTTGATAGTAGATTAACAGCTGACGGTGGAGATGCTAAAATGAATGTAACAGCAGGAACTTATAGTTTTGACAATGATATTACAGGAGATGTAGGACTTGTAAAAAATGGAGCTGGAACATTAGTGTTAAATGGAGCGAGTACATTTAAAGGAAATACAACGTTGAATGAAGGAGCGGTTGTAATAAATGGAAAATCGTATACTTCAAAAGTAAATGTTGGAAGAAACGGAACGTTGGCAACTAATAATACAAGATTGGAAAATGGAATTAGCAATGGTGGAACAGTAGTTAACAATGGAAATACTTTTGTTAATGGAGGATATGTAGCTTCAGCTGATTCGAGATTAATTTCTACTCTTGGTTCAGAAATGAAAGTTTCTGGAGAAGTTGATTTGAATAATTCGACATTAGAATTGTCAGCAGAAAAAAATGGAGAAACTCAATACGTAACTAAAAAAGGAATCCAAACTAATGCGATTACGTCTGGAACAGGAATAAAAGGTAATTTCTCTAATGTTGAAACTAGTGGATTATTGAATGGAAAAGTTGAAAAAGTTGGAGAAAATGAAATAAAAGCGACATTAAGCAGAAAAAATGTTGAAGAATATGTTGCAGAAACTAGTGATCATAAAGATGAGATTTGGAGCAATGTTGCAAGTAATTTAGAAAAATCATTTACTGCTTTAGATGAGAAAATTGATGAAAATGGAGGAGTTGTTAAGGCTACAAATGAACCATTATCAAAACAGGCAGCAGTATTACAAAATACATTGGCGACTTCTACAAAAGCAGCAGCTTTAGATAGTTTATCTGGACAAATTTATGGTTCAGCACAAGCATTGACATTCCAAAATTCTGAAACTGTAAACAAAGATTTGACAAATAGATTAACGATGTTAGGAACATTAAACAATCAAAATGGAGGAGTTTGGTTCAGTGGAATTCATGGAACTGGAAAATTAGCTCAAGATGGATTTGGAGAGGCAAAAACAAAAACTTATGCTGCACAAGTCGGAGTAGATAAGAAAATAGGAGACAATGTAATCGTAGGAGCTGCAATAAATTATTCTAAAGCTCAAGCTGATTTCAACAGACATGGAGGAACTTCAAAAGCTGATGGAATAGGAGCTTCGCTTTATGGAAGAGTCGGAAATAAAAATAATCCTTGGTATGCTCAAGGAAGAATCGGATATGGAATTGTAGACTCTGATGTAGAAAGAGAAATTATTTTATCTGACACAGATAGAAGTGTTGCAAAAATTAATCATAAGGATAAAGTTTTATCTGGATACCTTGAAACAGGGTATGACTTAAAGAAAAATGACTTTACATTGACACCATTTGTTGGAGTAAGTCATGACAGTGTTACACGTGGTGCATTTAGCGAGGAAAATAGCCAATTTGGATTGACTGCTGACAAAAAAACGTTTAGCCAAACAAGTGGATTGGTTGGAGTGAGAGCTTCTCAAGGAATTAAATGGAAAAATGGAGTAAAAACAACGTTACAAGGATATGTGACACACCAAAGAGCCTTTAATGATGAGGACTTGAGCTTTAAAGCAAGTTATTCAGGATTGCCAGGAACAGACTTTACTGTAAAAGGAATTGGATTGGAAAAATCTCAAACTTGGGCAGGAATAGGAGCATTGACTGAATTTAATCCAAGAATGGCTTGGTATGTAAACTACGATGCTAAAATAAATAGTAAGAAAACTAATAATAATGTAATTACAACAGGATTGAGATGGAATTTTTAG
- a CDS encoding ShlB/FhaC/HecB family hemolysin secretion/activation protein produces the protein MKIKKIFFSMISIISINSFSVVKNQSDSDRVLDNFNELQKKQNIENELKKLDNNTRIENNKTESAIENNENLESYVFNTISLIGEKKISSFQKNIMEKYKNRNVTKKDILNLVKEMSNYYLKKGYITTIVTINTLDIKNKNLVLEVKKGYVATNSNVVFSNKKGKVLNIFDVDQVIENMNTGLTSATVDIVASDKEGYSTLLVNKKREKQIGGYVFLNNGQYKDYGREQLGIQLSRDNLLGLSDVLNLGFYKRLTKKSKDNREDVYFLSYNIPFGYYNFRYDMSASKSKNLVEGLNGNYVSKNEVLKQNFTLSKTFFRNQTTKWSGDLGIKLNKTKNSFEDLVVDVSSQKYTNLLAQINYFHKIENGAMYASFGYERGLKWFGGAGDDKDSVKKSYKKEFDKYNFDFLLNKNFMLTKNQAANYKLNIGASYSDDRLLSRNKFDIGSEYTVRGFKESSVSGDKGIYINNTLTLLNKSFSPFIGLDFGISKDKDLDFVDKIAGMAAGVKYNKNNLNMSLTFSRPLKRSKGMPKESNPIYYNISYSF, from the coding sequence ATGAAAATTAAGAAAATATTTTTTTCGATGATTTCTATAATTTCAATAAATAGTTTTTCAGTAGTTAAAAATCAATCGGATAGTGATAGAGTTTTAGACAATTTCAATGAACTTCAAAAAAAACAAAATATTGAAAATGAGTTAAAAAAACTAGATAATAACACTAGAATAGAAAATAATAAAACTGAAAGTGCTATAGAAAATAATGAGAATTTAGAAAGTTATGTATTTAATACAATTAGTTTGATTGGAGAGAAGAAAATTTCTTCTTTCCAAAAAAATATAATGGAAAAATATAAAAATAGGAATGTAACAAAAAAAGATATTTTAAATTTAGTAAAGGAAATGTCGAATTATTATTTGAAAAAAGGGTATATTACGACAATTGTTACGATAAATACGCTTGATATTAAAAATAAGAATCTTGTTTTAGAAGTAAAAAAAGGATATGTTGCAACAAATTCTAATGTTGTATTTTCTAATAAAAAAGGGAAAGTTTTAAATATATTCGATGTAGATCAAGTAATTGAAAATATGAATACAGGATTAACGAGTGCAACAGTTGATATAGTAGCTTCAGATAAAGAAGGGTATTCAACATTGCTTGTGAATAAAAAAAGAGAAAAGCAGATTGGCGGATATGTGTTTTTAAATAATGGTCAATATAAGGATTATGGACGTGAACAATTGGGAATACAACTTTCAAGAGATAATTTACTAGGTTTAAGTGATGTATTAAATTTGGGATTTTATAAAAGATTAACTAAGAAAAGCAAAGATAATAGAGAAGATGTGTATTTTTTGTCATATAATATTCCATTTGGATATTACAATTTTAGATATGATATGAGTGCGTCTAAAAGTAAGAATTTAGTTGAAGGATTGAATGGAAATTATGTTAGTAAAAATGAAGTATTGAAGCAAAATTTTACTTTATCAAAAACATTTTTTAGAAATCAAACTACTAAATGGAGCGGAGATCTTGGGATAAAATTAAATAAAACAAAAAATTCTTTTGAAGATTTAGTCGTTGATGTAAGTAGCCAAAAATACACGAATTTACTGGCACAGATAAATTATTTTCATAAAATTGAAAATGGAGCGATGTACGCTTCTTTTGGTTATGAACGTGGTTTAAAGTGGTTCGGAGGTGCTGGTGATGACAAAGATTCAGTGAAAAAATCTTATAAAAAAGAATTTGACAAATACAATTTTGATTTTCTTTTAAATAAAAATTTTATGTTAACTAAAAATCAAGCGGCAAATTACAAATTAAATATAGGTGCTTCCTATTCAGACGACAGATTGCTTTCGAGAAATAAATTTGATATTGGAAGTGAGTATACAGTCAGAGGATTTAAAGAAAGTTCTGTTTCTGGAGACAAAGGTATTTATATAAATAATACATTAACTTTATTAAATAAAAGTTTTTCTCCATTTATAGGATTGGATTTTGGAATATCTAAAGATAAAGATTTAGATTTTGTGGATAAAATAGCAGGAATGGCTGCGGGAGTTAAGTATAATAAGAACAATTTAAATATGTCGTTAACTTTTTCAAGACCTTTAAAAAGATCAAAAGGTATGCCAAAAGAGTCGAATCCTATTTACTACAATATTTCTTATAGTTTTTAG